In Falco naumanni isolate bFalNau1 unplaced genomic scaffold, bFalNau1.pat scaffold_58_arrow_pat_ctg1, whole genome shotgun sequence, one genomic interval encodes:
- the LOC121082288 gene encoding uncharacterized protein LOC121082288, producing the protein AGLGGLGRSLQPQPVGLGGLGRSLQHKLVGLGVGRSLQPQPFHGRCLRCKGLDWVVLEGPSNPTPPREGGQGVEGWTGWSRKVPSTKPVGLGGLGRSLQPKLVGLGGLGRSLQANPFQRRWPRCRGLDWVVWEGPSNPNWLDWVVLEGPSNPNWLDWVVLEGLSNPTPSREGGQGVEGWIGWSRKVPSTKPVGLGGLGRSLQHKLVGLGGLGRSLQPNPFQKGVEGWTGWSGKVLPTQTGWTGWSWKVPPTQTGWTGWSWKVPPTQTGWTGWSWKVPSTQIVWTGWSRKVLPTQPLPERHRGLDWVVLEGSFNQTERHRGLDWVVLEGSSNPEWLDWVVLEGPSNPNWLDWVVLEGPSKPTPSREGGQGVEGWTGWSRKVPSTHPPFYDALTKRGF; encoded by the exons GGCtggactgggtggtcttggaAGGTCCCTCCAACCCCAACCGGTTGGACTGGGTGGTCTGGGAAGGTCCCTTCAACACAAACTGGTTGGACTGGGTGTTGGAAGGTCCCTTCAACCCCAACCCTTCCATGGAAGGTGCTTGAGGTGTAAAGGGTtggactgggtggtcttggaAGGTCCCTCCAACCCAACCCCTCCCAGAGAAGGTGGCCAAGGCGTAGAGGGTTGGACTGGGTGGTCTCGGAAGGTCCCTTCAACCAAACCGGTtggactgggtggtcttggaAGGTCCCTCCAACCCAAACTGGTtggactgggtggtcttggaAGGTCCCTCCAAGCCAACCCCTTCCAGAGAAGGTGGCCAAGGTGTAGAGGGTTGGACTGGGTGGTCTGGGAAGGTCCCTCCAACCCAAACTGGTtggactgggtggtcttggaAGGTCCCTCCAACCCAAACTGGTtggactgggtggtcttggaAGGTCTCTCCAACCCAACCCCTTCCAGAGAAGGTGGCCAAGGCGTAGAGGGTTGGATTGGGTGGTCTCGGAAGGTCCCTTCAACCAAACCGGTtggactgggtggtcttggaAGGTCCCTTCAACACAAACTGGTTGGACTGGGTGGTCTGGGAAGGTCCCTCCAACCCAACCCCTTCCAGAAAGGTGTAGAGGGTTGGACTGGGTGGTCTGGGAAggtccttccaacccaaaccggttggactgggtggtcttggaAGGTCCCTCCAACCCAAACTGGTtggactgggtggtcttggaAG GTCCCTCCAACCCAAACTGGTtggactgggtggtcttggaAGGTCCCTTCAACACAAATTGTTTGGACTGGGTGGTCTCGGAAggtccttccaacccaaccccTTCCAGAGAGGCATAGAGGGTtggactgggtggtcttggaAGGTTCCTTCAACCAAACTG AGAGGCATAGAGGGTtggactgggtggtcttggaAGGTTCCTCCAACCCAGAGTGGTtggactgggtggtcttggaAGGTCCCTCCAACCCAAACTGGTtggactgggtggtcttggaAGGTCCCTCCAAGCCAACCCCTTCCAGAGAAGGTGGCCAAGGCGTAGAGGGTTGGACTGGGTGGTCTCGGAAGGTCccttccacccaccccccgTTTTACGACGCTCTAACGAAGCGCGGTTTCTAG